The DNA sequence GTATCATTAATGTTGGATTAAGTAATGCAAAATTGATTTGCAAATATTATGATTATGATTTTGATAAAATTCTATCTGCTACTCAAGAAGATCTAACTGAAATTGAAGGTTATGGAAGCATTATTGCTAAATCTTTAGTGGAGTATTTTAATAATGAGAAAAACATGGAGCAAATTAAAGATTTACTTAATTATATTGTACTAGAAAAAATTGAAAGTACTGATGACAACGTATTGGAAGGTAAAACTTTTGTTATTACTGGTAGTCTAAATATTTATTCCAATAGAAAAGAATTAAAGGAATTAATAGAAAACTTAGGTGGGAAAGTTACAGGAAGTGTAACTGGAAATACTGATTATCTGATTAATAATAATATAGAATCATCTTCATCAAAGAATAAAAAAGCTAAAGAGTTAGGTGTACCTATAATAAATGAAGAAACATTTCAATCATTGATATAATTTCTAGTGTTTTTTTTATCTCTATATTTTGGCTAGAGTCATGTTTATGTAGATAAAAGTTGAGTAATAAAGTATTGTGTTAAAGCATGCCTTATGGTAGAATGTTATTTAAGAAATTTGTGACAATTTATAGTATGGATTCTTGTATGCTATATGAAAGTTTTTTACTATGTCATTTAGCTTATAAGAATTTTTGCTTATATAGATATATACTTCGAAAGGGAGGAATTAATGTGGAAATTACAAGAGAACAAGTTGAACATGTTGCGAATCTTGCCCGTTTAAATCTTACGGAAGATGAAAAAGAACAGATGATTACAGATATGGGAGTCATTATTGAATTTGCTAATAGGATAAATGAAATCAATATAGATGATATTAATCCTACAGCTCACGTTATACCTATAAATAATGTATTTAGAGAAGATGATGTTAATCCTTCTTTTTCAAGAGATGAATTATTATATAATGCACCTAATAAAGAAAATGGATGTTATAGTGTTCCAAGAATCGTTGAGTAGAATTTAATAGCAAGGAGGCAAATCAATGGATTTGATTAAAATGACAGCCCATGAATTAAAAGATAAATTGGAAACAAAAGAAATTAGTAGTGAGGAAATTACAAGGGCGTATATAGATAGAATTGATAAAGTAGAACATAAAGTTAATGCATACATTACATTAACTACTGATAAAGCTATAAATAAAGCTAAAGAAATTGATATAAAAAGAGCTAATGGGGAACAAGTAGGAGCATTAGCGGGAATTCCTATTGCAATAAAAGATAACATGTGTACAAGAGGTATAAAAACAACTTG is a window from the Vallitalea longa genome containing:
- the gatC gene encoding Asp-tRNA(Asn)/Glu-tRNA(Gln) amidotransferase subunit GatC, coding for MEITREQVEHVANLARLNLTEDEKEQMITDMGVIIEFANRINEINIDDINPTAHVIPINNVFREDDVNPSFSRDELLYNAPNKENGCYSVPRIVE